A region from the Solibacillus sp. FSL H8-0523 genome encodes:
- a CDS encoding DHH family phosphoesterase: MLYRLIDENNANLLEPIKTVFKNRNIHVNDIDWYIRPVYFEHSPKLLNNIEEGADLLLLHIEKGNHIHLQIDKDLDGFTSAAVLYNYLKNTFPKIKLTWSNHLPEKKHGIDVDIVPVTTDLLIVPDAGTAEYEIHKQLKQRNVDVLVIDHHEATSYSKYATVINNQLDEYPNKWLSGAGVVYKFIQLLDEKLNISNSQRYIDLVAFGLIGDAMNLASKETKWLVTKGLNNLKNEFLKEIIKENVDEGTKLTPTIISYKCIPKINAYLRVCSKEELDELFKAFIEHQEITHNPRLRKENKYETWARRITRICNNMYSKQSKLKNKLMEELDSKIVSEKLDKNTFIIIEIEGDMIMNMSGYVASFVASKYRKPTLILRKNNQDQTILNGSMRGYDKQLKNTKSFLNSLELFDFVEGHPNAAGVQINTDNFKSLNARVNKAFQNLTLNEAHLVDLVMPAKILTKKFITDMERYSHVWGKGIEAPILAIEKVEVNLSEASIMGKNADMLKFDSNEISFVKFNEAEKLIELKNLNKAVVLNVIGRTGINTWNGVNTAQFIIEAFEIVEIKEENKKFLF, from the coding sequence ATGTTGTATAGACTAATAGATGAGAATAATGCAAATCTACTAGAGCCAATTAAAACAGTTTTTAAGAATCGGAATATCCATGTGAATGATATAGATTGGTATATTAGACCAGTTTATTTTGAACATTCTCCAAAGCTATTAAATAACATTGAGGAAGGTGCGGATTTACTTCTTTTACACATCGAAAAAGGCAATCATATTCATTTGCAGATTGACAAAGACTTAGACGGGTTTACTTCCGCGGCAGTACTATACAATTATTTGAAAAATACATTTCCTAAAATTAAATTAACTTGGTCTAACCACCTTCCAGAAAAGAAGCACGGCATTGACGTTGATATTGTTCCAGTAACAACTGATTTATTAATCGTTCCCGATGCAGGAACAGCCGAGTATGAGATTCACAAGCAATTAAAGCAAAGAAACGTTGATGTGCTTGTTATAGACCATCACGAGGCTACTAGCTACTCAAAATACGCCACGGTTATAAACAATCAATTAGATGAGTATCCGAATAAATGGTTAAGCGGAGCTGGGGTCGTATATAAATTTATTCAATTGCTTGATGAAAAGCTAAACATAAGCAACTCGCAGCGTTATATTGACTTAGTTGCTTTTGGATTGATTGGTGACGCTATGAACCTCGCTTCTAAGGAAACAAAATGGCTTGTTACTAAAGGTTTAAATAACCTTAAAAATGAATTTTTAAAAGAAATTATTAAGGAAAATGTAGATGAGGGAACAAAGCTTACTCCTACTATTATTAGTTATAAATGTATTCCTAAAATCAATGCTTATTTACGAGTGTGTTCAAAAGAAGAACTGGACGAGTTATTTAAAGCGTTCATTGAGCATCAAGAAATTACGCATAATCCTAGATTAAGAAAAGAAAATAAGTATGAAACCTGGGCGCGTAGGATTACACGCATTTGCAACAACATGTACTCTAAGCAGTCTAAATTGAAAAACAAACTGATGGAGGAGCTAGATAGTAAAATTGTAAGTGAAAAACTAGATAAAAACACATTTATTATCATTGAAATTGAAGGTGACATGATTATGAATATGAGTGGCTATGTAGCTTCATTTGTTGCAAGTAAATATCGAAAGCCAACTTTAATCCTTCGCAAAAATAATCAAGATCAAACTATTTTAAATGGTTCAATGCGTGGGTATGATAAGCAACTGAAAAACACAAAAAGTTTTTTAAACAGTCTGGAATTGTTTGATTTTGTAGAAGGCCACCCAAATGCAGCAGGTGTTCAAATTAACACTGATAATTTTAAGTCATTAAATGCGAGGGTTAATAAGGCATTTCAAAATCTGACTCTTAATGAAGCACATCTAGTGGATTTAGTAATGCCAGCGAAAATACTAACGAAAAAGTTTATAACGGATATGGAAAGATATTCGCATGTTTGGGGAAAAGGAATTGAAGCGCCAATATTAGCCATTGAAAAGGTAGAGGTAAATTTAAGTGAAGCCTCAATTATGGGCAAAAATGCAGATATGCTAAAGTTCGATTCTAATGAAATCTCATTTGTTAAGTTTAATGAAGCAGAAAAGCTAATTGAACTAAAGAATTTGAATAAAGCCGTTGTTTTAAATGTTATTGGGCGCACTGGAATAAATACGTGGAATGGCGTTAATACAGCCCAATTTATTATAGAGGCATTTGAAATAGTTGAAATCAAAGAAGAAAACAAAAAATTCTTATTTTAA